TCCTTACcgactttttttttcttccccatatttttaaaattaaataaaaatatatatatatagaaatatatatggattataaaatattatatcctttcaaatattattttcttgatTGTATAAAATCAAgttgtgatatatatatatatatatatatatatatatatataatattttgttaaaCTTCtcaatgttttattttttttattctactTTATAATGATTAggtaaacatataaaaataataagagccatatatatttttttttaatacctTCACgagtaattataatatactaatatagaatatataaaaatataacgttacattgaaaaataaatttatttaatttaaaaaaataaaggtaATTATAATgctatattttaatttatagtattaaaatatatttatttatttgtgttatattaaataatcatattCACTTTCAAATGTactttaattataaaatacaaaaaaaaaaaaaaaaaaaaattcaaaaattagttttttatgtataaaaaaaagcattctatataaaaataaaatattcaaagaatctatatattatatatataataatatattatatatatatataaaacaatatatgttttataatataattttacctatactataaaattttcttcattaaaaaaaaaaaaaaaaaaatggggaaaaaaagaaatttaaatataataataatataatataatataatatattatatatatatatatatatatatatatatatttttaacgtatatatttatatagagtgaatattttaaatgtaatACTTAAATATAAGTATGGGAtgttatatacaaatatatataatatattgaactgtattattacatataaagcaaatatcatatatatttattatattaaaagaaaaacattttcttttgctttatttttatatatgaattatttatcattatgcatataaatttttaaatattattacattttctCGTTTtctataaacatatatatataatttatttgtatgtaACAAAGattgtatttttatgaaaCAAATTAATTTGCCATGTAAAACtctattattttaaaacgAATATAAACAAAGCCCAAAATAAGTAGAGCCctaatattctatatatttttttcaattaaaaatgtaaattagattaactttttttttcattcatttatgtatatgttgtttcctttaaaattaatataaaatatttttaaaatgtaatataggaagttataaataaaagatttattttttttagtgaattatatatatatatatattatacatatatatggtgataataatataaagtgTAAAATGGtttaaaagagaaaaaaaaaaaaaaaaaattataaaataaaattaatataataaattaaactaaaaatttaaataaataaataaataaatcaacatacatatatatatatatatatatatatatatatatatatatatattgtcttAAAAAACTTTTACAAATAAGTGTAACAAAAGTAATTCGCTATTTTATCTTATATaggtatataattttataaaaaaatgcatcaaaaaaaaaaacaattttttttttttacattttattattcttgaTGCATGAAACaaaaacaattaaaaaaaataaacaagtaataatcataaaatttaataattttttctacGGAAATAATTATGTTAGTTGAATATCTCCAATGGATACAATAGCCACAATTAAACCATATAAACCTATaaattaaacaaattaaaataatatatatatatatatatttatttatttatttatttatatatatatatatatatatttatttatttatatttattttttgttttattaaatataacaaacCTATAACACTTGCACAAATTTCAATCATTAACATTCGGACAAAGAGATCAGAACTATGTGCATCTCCAATAGCACATGAACTTCCTGTTATTCCAACAGAAActctgaaaaaaaaaaaaaaaaaaaaaatgtacaacacataatttatacaaaagaaataattttttagtaGGTTATAACAcatgaataaataataattaaataatataaattttatttctctttatttttttctttatattaattttttcaattaCCCTGAAACGAGGTTAGACAATCCTGCAGTGAGACCACTAGCAAATAATGCCCATCCTCCTCTTATTGTGTTCATAATTAAAGGATCtgttttatttgttaataCTAATGGAGGGTGTACTTCAGTAGATAACCCGctaaattttatttgtaaaaaCACTGCCGTAATAACACCATACATAcctacataaaataaaagaaatattatatgtatatcatatgtttggtaatatatacatatatgtacattagttacatatttattttgtataatttttatataatattatatatatttacctaATGCTTCACAGAAAATAATtgatattaaattttttgaaataatacGTGGTGACTTAACCGAAGCTCCAACAATACTTGTaccacatataaatatacccctataaaaagaaaaaatatatatatatatatgaacatatttATAGATGTATGACTTTATAGTaatctatattatatatatatatatatatatatatatatatattggtaGAGAGACcacatcatcatcatattaaataaaatccCAGTTTAAATGTTACATTTCcaacatttattattttttcttttttatttattttaccaTGCTGCACCCATAATAGAAAGAAATAACGAAAGGGCTATGCCTAACATTGCCCAGTTATATGGCGATATGGATCGCACTATTTCAAACCACGAATTATACATCGTTTATagttaatttattatattaaatttatattatttttttataacattaaatcatatacaaatatgatatagtgtatatgttatatattactatatgCGGTTTATATAACggatatgaaataaaaatgtttttattttttctttctctctctatttatatattatatgtataatgttCAACTTTgtcttaaattattatttatttggcTTCGtcctatatataaatatatttatatatatatatataatatatatatgttatgacaataaaaaaaaagaagaaatgatattatattaacTTCTTCTCTAATattgaattataatattttaaatttatccTTAATATGTCATTTTTCATCTGTTGAATTatgtatgttatatatatatatatatatgattaacataaacaaatttttaatatctcttcataaaataaatggtatgcttaatttattttaaaagaaaattaatttacttatatatattaaaatatataaaaagtgctatgttcattttatattaaatatcatatgttttatattctgaaggttgtatttatataaaattgatggtgtataatatataaataaatattttgttcttaagtttgatatatttttatttcttcctttattattttttataatacttTTGTGTCTATTactatgattatatatataggtattTGTTAATTCtcttctctttttttatttgccTTAAGGAATTTatagaaaattattatatttcttggTGAATTCTCTCaatacaaaaattaaaagtcAGAAATTATATGTTACATAAAATAGTTTATATGtacaaatttatattttatacatatatatatatatatatatatttatatttatatacaaggttttcttttatttaaaaaatataaatgatattttatataatatattatatttaaaatattacacgttatcaaaaaaaatgtaatatattattatatacaaatatattaaacattATTAACGTTTTATAATTCTCCTGTTTTTAATTATTGTAATTTCCTTCTCTTTTAAACAATCACtctaaagaaatataaataaatattatatttatatatataatataattatgatatattttatgctttcccactttattatttttacttcatttgtttatttaatcttcataattttataaaattatcatattagggattttattataatatatatataaatatatatatatttgttcttttccagtatttttgtttttactttttgtttttcatttatt
This region of Plasmodium sp. gorilla clade G2 genome assembly, chromosome: 13 genomic DNA includes:
- a CDS encoding V-type proton ATPase 21 kDa proteolipid subunit, putative, whose translation is MYNSWFEIVRSISPYNWAMLGIALSLFLSIMGAAWGIFICGTSIVGASVKSPRIISKNLISIIFCEALGMYGVITAVFLQIKFSGLSTEVHPPLVLTNKTDPLIMNTIRGGWALFASGLTAGLSNLVSGVSVGITGSSCAIGDAHSSDLFVRMLMIEICASVIGLYGLIVAIVSIGDIQLT